The sequence below is a genomic window from Salinispira pacifica.
AAAAATTGTGAATCTCCGGTTGGATTCATCAAAGCGTTTATCCATCTGTTCAAACCGTTTGTCCACCTTTTCAAACCGCTTGTCAACCTGCTCAAATCTCTTGTCCACTTCCCCAAAGCGGCGGTCCATCTGAATCTGCATGTCATTGAAGCGCCGGTCCAGGTAGCTTTGCATCTCTGCGAATCGCTGGTCGGATTGAGCCTGCTGCTCGGCAAAGCGGGCGTCAATGCTCTTTTGAAGATCCTTAATAGCTTCATACTGATGCTTCAGCTCTTCCTCAACCCGGACGATTCGTTCGCTTAAGGCGTAGCCGGCGAATGGAGAAACCGCTGCTGCAGCTTTTTGCTCCTGCTCCATAATCCATTGTGAGAAGTTTTCTTTAATATATGCTTCGATTTGCTGGAAATCCTGCTCTGTCATTTTTGCTTCCGCCATCTTCTCCCCCGGTTTACCCTACAGCAGGGCGGCTTCATATCTATTACCGGAAATTCCGGGGAGTCTGATTTATCATGAATCATATTTTACCACATATGCGGGGTAATTTCACCCAGCATTCCTGTGGCACTGCAGCGATCCTTACGGAAGAACCGTCAGTGCAGGAGTGTATATAGGGCTGGATCTCTAAGAGAATATCAGCGGCGGCCGGGCTTTTCAGAGCAGGGAACGCAGATGAGGGCTTGGGGAACCAGCCGGAGCCGACCGATGGGCATGGGCTTGCCGCAGCGGATGCAGTTCCCGTAGGTTCCTCCATCCATCCGGCTCAGAGCATTGCGAAGACGCTCCAGATTCCGCTTCGTTTCACCGAGAATATGCTCGTTCACCCCTTTATCGTTCAGGGCTTCCATCCGTGTGAGCCTTCCCAGACTGCAGCTTGGACTCACAGCCTGGGTTTCCTCATTGAGATAGGGCAGCTGCTCTTCAAGCTCCTGAATACGCTGTCGGATTAACTGCTCTAGTTCGCTCAACTCTTCGACGGAAAGCGCCGTTGATTCGGACTGGTTCATAGACATTGGTTTATAGACCCTTTTTCATACACGCAAAATCATGGGCACCGCAGGTGAGTCGTACGATGGCAGCAGATCCATGGATATGATCAGATCATCTCCCGCAGTATGGTAACCGCCTGCTCAACCGACACCTTCTGGGTATCCAGAAATACTTCCGCATCGTGGTTCACCTCATAGGGCTGATGGATTCCGGTGAAGTCATTGATTTCTCCCGCTTCCGCTTTTTTGTACAGCCCCTTGGGATCACGGCGCTTGGCCTCTTCAAGATCCACTTTCACATGAACCTCTCTGAAGCGGCCTTCAGGGAAGAGACGGCGAACCTCGTCCCGCATGGCTTTCCGGGGGCTGATGAAGGTGCACAGCACGATGAATCCGGCGTCATAAAAAAGCTTGGCGGCATGGCCTACCCGCCGGATGTTCTCCTGGCGGTCGGCTTCGCTGAATCCCAGATCGCCGTTCAGACCGTGGCGGATATTGTCGCCGTCAAGCATCACCACCTGCCGGCCTTCTGCGAAAAGACGTTTTTCCAAGGCTTTGGCGATGGTGCTTTTTCCGCTTCCCGAAAGACCGGTGAACCAGAAGATCTGAGCCTTGTGACCGTTCCGTTCTTCACGGGCGGCCAGGCTTACGTCGGTGTCTTCCCATTTCACATTGGGGCTTACCGTGCTGCGCTCAGCCGGGGTCCGGGATGCAGGTTCATCTCCGGCGGCCTGCCGTGCGCTGTGACGGATCATGCCGGCAGCTACGGTGAGATTGGTGGCAGGATCAATGAGCACAAAGCTTCCGGTCTGCCGGTTGCGGCTGTAGGCATCAAAATAGAGGGGGTGGGCGGTTTCGATCCGCACCGCCCCGATCTCATTCAGAGTAAGGCTTTCGGCGGGGTTGTGGGACAGATCGTTCACATCGATATTGTATTCCAGCCGGTTCACATAGGCCTGAACCCGTCGGGTGGTCTGCTGAAGAATGTAATGGTTGGAAAGTGAAAGATCGTTGGAATCGTCCATCCAGCAGAGTACCGCCTCGAAGGTGGTTGAAGATTCGGGAAGATCCTCGCTCTTGACGATCATATCTCCCCGGGAAATATCAATTTCATCTTCCAGAGTGAGGATAACCGACTGACTCTCAAAAGCCTCTTCCAGCTCTCCCTCATAGGTCACAATGGACTGTACGCTGCTGGTCTTGTTGGACGGCAGGGCGGTTATGGCATCGCCCTTTTTTACCGTACCCGAGGCGATTCTTCCGGCGAATCCCCGGAAATCCAGATGGGGACGAACCACGTACTGAACCGGGAAACGGAAATCTTCCAGATTCCGGTCGCCGGCCAGGATGACAGTTTCAAGATGATGGAGCACCGAGCGGCCCTCGTACCAGTCCATGTTGCTGCTCTTATCCACCACATTGTCCCCGGTGAGGGCTGAGATGGGAATAAAGCTGATATCATCTATTGCCAGATTGTCGCAGAAATCGGTGTAATCGGAAACGATATTGTTGAACACCTCTTCGGACCAGTCCACCAGGTCCATCTTGTTCACCGCCACCACCAGATGGGGAATCCCCAGCAGACTGGCGATGAAACCGTGGCGCTTGCTTTGGGTCAGCACACCTTTCCGGGCGTCTATCAGCACGATTGCCAGGTCTGCGGTGGATGCGCCGGTCACCATGTTCCGTGTGTACTGTTCGTGTCCCGGAGTGTCGGCAATAATGAACTTCCGTTTGGGAGTGGAGAAATAGCGGTAGGCCACATCGATGGTGATGCCCTGCTCCCGCTCGGCTCGCAGGCCGTCGGTCAAAAGGGCCAGGTTCACATCCTCTTCTCCACGGAGCTGGCTGGAAGCTTCAAGCTGTTCCATCTGATCCTGGAAGATGGCCTTGCTGTCGAACAGCAGGCGGCCGATGAGGGTGGATTTGCCATCATCCACGCTGCCTGCGGTGGTGAAGCGCAGCAGCTCCCGGTTTAAGTATTCTTCGATATTGTATTCATCCTGTTCGCCTGGGGCATGTACGCCGGTGTCTGTCTGACCGGCTGCAGCCTGAGCGGCGGAGGACTGTGTATGCTCGTCGTCTTTTCTGGTCTTTGAACTCATTAAAAATACCCCTGTTTCTTCCGGTCTTCCATTGCGGCTTCGCTCCGCTTGTCGTCCGCACGGCCGCCCCGTTCTGTGGTCCGGGTTGCTGCGATCTCTGCGATAATTTCTTCAACATTCCGGGCGGGACTCTCAACCCCGCCGGTGCAGGTCATATCCCCGATGGTTCTGAACCGGACTTCCTTCTCCACCGGCTCTTCACCGGGAAGCTTCTCAATCACTTCACTGTCTCCGAGAATCACACCGTCCCGGATCAGCACCTTCCTGGTGTGGGAGAAGTAGAGGCTGGGCATGGGGATGTTCTCCAGTGCGATGTAGCTCCACACGTCCAGCTCCGTCCAGTTGGATATGGGAAACACACGGAAGTGTTCGCCCATGTTTTTCTGGGCATTGAAAATGTTCCAGAGTTCGGGACGCTGGCTTTTCGGGTCCCATTGACCGAAACGGTTTCTGAAGCTGAAGAAGCGCTCCTTCGCCCGGGCCTTCTCCTCGTCCCGGCGGGCTCCGCCCATGGCGGCGTCAAACTTGTGCTCCTTGATGGCATCCAGGAGAGTCACCGTCTGCAGGGAGTTTCGGCTTGCATAGGGTCCGCTTTCTTCGGTCACCCGGCCGGAGTCGATGGAATCCTGGACGTGGGCAACGATCAGGTTCGCCTCGTAGTCTTTAATAAACTGATCCCGAAACTCGATGGTCTCGGCAAAATTGTGTCCGGTATCCACATGCATCAGGGGAAAAGGTATTTTCCCGGGATAAAAGGCCTTTCTGGCCAGATGAGCCATGCAGATGGAATCCTTCCCGCCGGAGAACAGCATTACCGGCCGCTCAAATTGTGCAGCCACCTCCCTGATGACGTATATGGCTTCGGATTCCAGTGATCGCAAATGATTCAGATGATACTTTTTCATAGGTCTGTCCTTGCCCTCCCCGCCCGGTCAAACATTCAGTCACCGCCGCAGGTGGGATGTATTTAGTGCTGCAGAATCCTCGGGTCCCGGCAAACCAGAAACCAGGGATTCAGCAAATCTTCCTTGTTATATTCAAGGGGCATATGATTATCCGCCTGGACCACCTTCAGTCCTGCGGCCCGGCATACCCCGTCGGCGGCGGCGGTGTCCCATTCCATGGTGGGCGCAAAGCGGGGATACACATCCGCCTCTCCGGACGCCACCTTGCAGAGCTTCAGGCTGCTCCCGAAACTGGTGAGCTCCACTTCATTATACGCCGATTCAAGCCCGGCGATAAACTCTTCAGTGGCCTCATTCAGATGGCTTCTGCTGGCAACCACCCTGAGGGGCGATTCAATGCCCGGTCCGGTGAGAGTCAGCTCTTCATTGGAGCTGCCCAGAGCAACACTACGGCTCTTCCAGCCCTCCACGCCCTCGGACAGACGGTCAATCTGATACGCCAGACCCGGCGCACCGGAACCCGGGCTGCCTTCGCCGACAGCTCTGTTCCTCCATCCTACGTAGGCGATATCCTGAACCGGAACATACACAACGCCGATAACCGGCTCCCAGACCCGATGGCTCTGCTTCTTAT
It includes:
- the cysN gene encoding sulfate adenylyltransferase subunit CysN, whose translation is MSSKTRKDDEHTQSSAAQAAAGQTDTGVHAPGEQDEYNIEEYLNRELLRFTTAGSVDDGKSTLIGRLLFDSKAIFQDQMEQLEASSQLRGEEDVNLALLTDGLRAEREQGITIDVAYRYFSTPKRKFIIADTPGHEQYTRNMVTGASTADLAIVLIDARKGVLTQSKRHGFIASLLGIPHLVVAVNKMDLVDWSEEVFNNIVSDYTDFCDNLAIDDISFIPISALTGDNVVDKSSNMDWYEGRSVLHHLETVILAGDRNLEDFRFPVQYVVRPHLDFRGFAGRIASGTVKKGDAITALPSNKTSSVQSIVTYEGELEEAFESQSVILTLEDEIDISRGDMIVKSEDLPESSTTFEAVLCWMDDSNDLSLSNHYILQQTTRRVQAYVNRLEYNIDVNDLSHNPAESLTLNEIGAVRIETAHPLYFDAYSRNRQTGSFVLIDPATNLTVAAGMIRHSARQAAGDEPASRTPAERSTVSPNVKWEDTDVSLAAREERNGHKAQIFWFTGLSGSGKSTIAKALEKRLFAEGRQVVMLDGDNIRHGLNGDLGFSEADRQENIRRVGHAAKLFYDAGFIVLCTFISPRKAMRDEVRRLFPEGRFREVHVKVDLEEAKRRDPKGLYKKAEAGEINDFTGIHQPYEVNHDAEVFLDTQKVSVEQAVTILREMI
- the cysD gene encoding sulfate adenylyltransferase subunit CysD, translating into MKKYHLNHLRSLESEAIYVIREVAAQFERPVMLFSGGKDSICMAHLARKAFYPGKIPFPLMHVDTGHNFAETIEFRDQFIKDYEANLIVAHVQDSIDSGRVTEESGPYASRNSLQTVTLLDAIKEHKFDAAMGGARRDEEKARAKERFFSFRNRFGQWDPKSQRPELWNIFNAQKNMGEHFRVFPISNWTELDVWSYIALENIPMPSLYFSHTRKVLIRDGVILGDSEVIEKLPGEEPVEKEVRFRTIGDMTCTGGVESPARNVEEIIAEIAATRTTERGGRADDKRSEAAMEDRKKQGYF
- a CDS encoding TraR/DksA family transcriptional regulator, encoding MSMNQSESTALSVEELSELEQLIRQRIQELEEQLPYLNEETQAVSPSCSLGRLTRMEALNDKGVNEHILGETKRNLERLRNALSRMDGGTYGNCIRCGKPMPIGRLRLVPQALICVPCSEKPGRR
- a CDS encoding 3'(2'),5'-bisphosphate nucleotidase CysQ family protein, producing MTQNRQEVFSEELISSLLQISLEAGKEILEVYSRDFSVDMKQDDSPLTEADRRSHTVMQRGLENLSLSGKDSLEGEEDKNGSDDGGLPVLSEEGDISEYGSRRTWDRYWLIDPLDGTKEFVKRNGEFTTNIALMAPRDAGHKKQSHRVWEPVIGVVYVPVQDIAYVGWRNRAVGEGSPGSGAPGLAYQIDRLSEGVEGWKSRSVALGSSNEELTLTGPGIESPLRVVASRSHLNEATEEFIAGLESAYNEVELTSFGSSLKLCKVASGEADVYPRFAPTMEWDTAAADGVCRAAGLKVVQADNHMPLEYNKEDLLNPWFLVCRDPRILQH